From Pandoraea vervacti, the proteins below share one genomic window:
- a CDS encoding PLP-dependent aminotransferase family protein has product MTTTNRISPLILADNAALDTSRMTLVDQLVHWARLRIEERVFLPGMRMPSIRSLAEDKRVSRFSVVEAYERLVAQGYLEARRGSGFYVRERPVMPPQNAAAPMVPQGPLDVAWLVRSMLHQVAPERGPGLGYLPPGWLDAEMMTSAMRSMSRQSSAYLLQAGNPHGFLPLRVQLQTQLAELEIGARPEQIVLTSGITQAVDFLLRLYVGAGDTVLVGDPSWFVMFGRIASQGAHTIGVPYTPDGLDMQALERLVQQHRPKLLILNSILHNPTGTSLTPARAFQILRLAEQYDFMVLEDDIYCDLCPPHQQVARLASLDQLKRVIYMGSFSKTLTANLRVAFVACSPELAKTFVDHKMLSSSTTPEINERIVYKALTEGHYRRHVERLRTRLDEVRDSARRHMERLGLRLFGEPTSGMFLWVDTGIDTSAIAAAGHEAGFLFAPGALFSPRQAPSTWMRMNIACCSDPSMLSFLSRQLELAA; this is encoded by the coding sequence ATGACCACGACGAACCGCATTTCTCCGTTGATCCTTGCGGACAATGCCGCGCTCGACACGTCCCGCATGACGCTCGTCGATCAACTCGTGCATTGGGCAAGGCTGCGTATCGAGGAGCGCGTTTTCCTGCCGGGAATGCGCATGCCTTCCATTCGTTCGCTTGCCGAAGACAAGCGGGTTTCGCGCTTTTCGGTCGTCGAAGCGTATGAGCGTCTGGTGGCTCAGGGGTATCTCGAAGCCCGCCGCGGGTCCGGCTTTTACGTGCGCGAACGCCCTGTTATGCCGCCGCAAAACGCTGCGGCGCCGATGGTCCCGCAGGGGCCGCTCGACGTGGCATGGCTGGTGCGCAGCATGCTTCATCAAGTCGCACCGGAGCGCGGGCCGGGGCTCGGATATCTGCCGCCGGGCTGGCTCGACGCGGAGATGATGACGTCCGCCATGCGCTCCATGAGCCGGCAGTCGAGTGCGTATCTGCTTCAGGCAGGCAATCCCCATGGCTTCCTGCCCTTGCGCGTTCAGCTTCAGACGCAACTGGCGGAGTTGGAGATCGGGGCGCGTCCGGAGCAGATCGTACTGACGTCCGGCATTACGCAGGCGGTGGACTTTCTGCTGCGTTTGTACGTAGGTGCAGGGGATACCGTCCTGGTGGGCGATCCGTCATGGTTCGTGATGTTCGGTCGAATTGCCTCGCAAGGCGCGCACACCATCGGCGTGCCGTACACGCCCGACGGGCTCGACATGCAGGCGTTGGAGCGGCTCGTTCAGCAGCACCGTCCCAAGCTGCTGATTCTCAATTCGATTCTTCACAACCCGACGGGCACCTCGCTGACACCCGCGCGCGCCTTTCAGATTCTGCGGCTTGCCGAGCAGTACGACTTCATGGTGCTGGAAGACGACATTTACTGCGACCTGTGTCCGCCGCATCAACAGGTGGCGCGTCTGGCGAGTCTGGATCAACTTAAGCGCGTGATCTACATGGGCAGTTTTTCGAAGACGCTCACGGCCAACCTGCGGGTCGCCTTCGTCGCCTGCTCGCCGGAGTTGGCAAAGACGTTCGTCGATCACAAGATGCTATCGAGTTCGACCACGCCGGAAATCAACGAGCGGATCGTCTACAAGGCGCTGACCGAGGGGCATTACCGTCGGCACGTCGAGCGCCTGCGCACGCGGCTCGACGAGGTGCGGGACAGCGCGCGCCGACACATGGAACGGCTCGGGCTCCGGTTGTTCGGCGAGCCGACGTCCGGCATGTTCCTGTGGGTCGACACGGGGATCGACACGAGCGCCATTGCCGCCGCCGGGCATGAGGCGGGTTTCCTGTTTGCGCCGGGCGCGTTGTTCTCGCCACGTCAGGCGCCAAGTACCTGGATGCGAATGAACATCGCCTGTTGCAGCGACCCGTCCATGTTGTCGTTCCTGTCGCGGCAATTGGAACTGGCGGCCTAG
- the htpG gene encoding molecular chaperone HtpG, whose product MAQETMSFQAEVKQLLQLMIHSLYSNKEIFLRELISNASDAADKLRFEAINNAALYEQDPELKIRVSFDKDARTITIEDNGIGMSRDEAIAHLGTIAKSGTKEFFSRLSGDQQKDAALIGQFGVGFYSGFIVADRMTVESRRAGLAAAEGVRWSSTGEGDFSVETIERTSRGTAITLHLREGEDELLSSWRLQSIIRKYSDHISLPIVMRGESWNEEKQAMVPAETDETVNQASALWTRSKSEITDEQYTQFYQHIAHDMQPPLAWTHNRVEGRSEYTQLLYVPGHAPYDLWDRNSQGGLKLYVKRVFIMDDAEQLLPNYLRFVRGVVDSADLPLNVSREILQESRDVKAIREGCAKRVLGLLEDLAENQQDKYTQFWGAFGQVLKEGTGEDHANRERIAKLLRFASTHNDSAEQSVSLADYVGRMKEGQDKIYYVTAENWVAASHSPHLEVFRKKGVEVLLLTDRVDEWMLSYLHEFDGKALVSVARGDLDLGALEDAGEKEAQEKTSDALKPLVEKMKEVLADKAKDVRVTFRLTDSPSCLVSDENDMSGTLQRLMKAAGQKMPEFRPILEINPEHALIKRLSADSADLSDWTQLLFDQALLAEGGNLEDPAAFVKRTNALLLAAR is encoded by the coding sequence ATGGCGCAAGAAACCATGAGCTTTCAGGCGGAAGTCAAACAGCTTCTGCAACTGATGATTCATTCGCTGTACAGCAACAAGGAAATCTTCCTGCGCGAACTGATCTCCAATGCCTCGGACGCCGCAGACAAACTGCGCTTCGAAGCGATCAACAACGCCGCGCTGTACGAGCAGGATCCGGAACTCAAGATTCGCGTGTCGTTCGACAAGGACGCGCGCACCATCACTATCGAAGACAACGGCATCGGCATGAGCCGCGATGAAGCCATCGCACATCTCGGCACGATCGCCAAGTCCGGCACCAAGGAGTTCTTCTCGCGCCTGTCGGGCGATCAGCAGAAGGACGCTGCGCTGATCGGTCAGTTCGGCGTGGGCTTCTACTCCGGTTTCATCGTGGCCGATCGCATGACGGTCGAATCGCGTCGCGCGGGTCTTGCTGCAGCCGAAGGTGTGCGCTGGTCGTCGACGGGCGAGGGCGATTTCTCCGTCGAGACGATCGAACGTACATCGCGGGGCACCGCCATCACGCTGCATCTGCGTGAAGGGGAAGACGAGTTGCTCTCGTCGTGGCGACTGCAATCGATCATTCGCAAATATTCGGATCACATTTCGCTGCCGATCGTGATGCGCGGCGAATCGTGGAACGAAGAGAAGCAGGCCATGGTGCCGGCCGAGACGGACGAAACCGTCAATCAGGCCAGCGCGCTGTGGACACGCAGCAAAAGCGAGATCACGGACGAGCAGTACACGCAGTTCTACCAGCACATTGCGCATGACATGCAGCCGCCACTGGCCTGGACGCATAACCGCGTGGAAGGGCGCAGTGAATATACGCAACTGCTGTACGTGCCGGGGCACGCTCCGTACGACCTCTGGGATCGTAATTCGCAGGGTGGCCTGAAGCTGTACGTCAAGCGCGTATTCATCATGGACGACGCCGAGCAGCTTCTCCCGAACTACCTGCGCTTCGTGCGCGGGGTGGTCGATTCCGCCGATCTGCCGCTGAACGTTTCCCGCGAGATCCTGCAGGAAAGCCGCGATGTGAAGGCGATTCGCGAGGGATGCGCGAAGCGCGTACTGGGCCTGCTCGAAGATCTGGCCGAAAACCAGCAGGACAAGTACACCCAGTTCTGGGGGGCGTTTGGTCAGGTCCTCAAGGAAGGCACCGGTGAGGATCACGCGAACCGCGAGCGGATCGCCAAGCTGCTGCGCTTTGCGAGCACGCACAACGATTCGGCCGAGCAAAGCGTGTCGCTCGCCGATTACGTCGGCCGCATGAAGGAAGGGCAGGACAAGATCTACTACGTCACGGCCGAGAACTGGGTGGCGGCAAGTCACAGCCCGCATCTCGAAGTCTTCCGCAAGAAGGGCGTGGAAGTGCTGCTCCTGACCGATCGCGTTGACGAATGGATGCTGTCCTACCTGCACGAATTCGACGGCAAGGCGTTGGTGAGCGTGGCACGTGGCGATCTGGATCTCGGTGCGCTCGAAGACGCGGGTGAGAAGGAAGCCCAGGAGAAGACCAGCGATGCGCTCAAGCCGCTGGTGGAAAAGATGAAGGAAGTGCTCGCAGACAAGGCCAAGGACGTGCGTGTGACGTTCCGTCTGACCGACTCTCCGTCGTGTCTGGTCTCCGACGAGAACGACATGAGCGGTACGCTTCAGCGTCTGATGAAGGCCGCCGGCCAGAAGATGCCGGAGTTCCGTCCGATTCTCGAAATCAATCCGGAGCACGCCCTCATCAAACGCCTGAGCGCGGACAGTGCGGACCTGTCGGACTGGACACAGTTGCTGTTCGACCAGGCGTTGCTGGCGGAAGGCGGCAATCTCGAAGATCCGGCGGCGTTCGTCAAACGTACCAACGCGTTGCTGCTCGCCGCACGTTAA
- a CDS encoding chorismate--pyruvate lyase family protein: MTFRFDVSGRRWQAVPAPALSRHHKDWLTRGGALTRHLSALGQVSVRVVAERVIPADADQCRAIGVPLRTPLWARDVILLIDDEPVVVAHSVTPLTYSRSIWQAMRRLRTRPLADLLYHDPAVTRSVLVSRPLGPRHLLHGRARHDARDPVVGRHLRARLWARRSVFLRHGAPLLVTEAFLPRFWRRLSSSLRDNVNV, from the coding sequence ATGACTTTCCGATTCGATGTAAGCGGGCGGCGCTGGCAGGCTGTCCCGGCACCGGCGCTTTCGCGTCATCACAAGGACTGGCTGACCCGGGGCGGTGCATTGACACGCCATCTGTCCGCACTCGGCCAGGTGAGCGTTCGCGTCGTGGCTGAGCGGGTGATACCGGCCGACGCCGATCAATGCCGCGCCATCGGTGTGCCGCTGCGTACCCCGCTCTGGGCGCGGGACGTCATCCTCCTGATTGACGACGAGCCCGTGGTCGTCGCGCACAGCGTTACGCCACTCACGTATAGTCGGTCCATCTGGCAAGCGATGCGCCGATTGCGCACTCGCCCGCTGGCGGACCTGTTGTATCACGATCCCGCCGTCACGCGATCCGTGTTGGTCTCTCGTCCCCTCGGGCCGCGTCACCTGCTGCACGGGCGTGCTCGCCATGATGCGCGTGACCCCGTTGTCGGCAGGCATCTGCGAGCCCGGCTGTGGGCTCGTCGCTCGGTATTTCTGCGGCACGGTGCGCCGCTGCTTGTCACCGAAGCGTTTCTTCCGCGCTTTTGGCGCCGGCTGTCGTCGAGCCTGCGCGACAATGTGAACGTCTGA
- a CDS encoding DNA-deoxyinosine glycosylase translates to MSSSSSSRTAPTLSGAGLKRNFPPVVDARTRVLILGSLPGEVSLAHQQYYAHPQNRFWYLVGEVIGEPLPALAYDARLDALRAHGVGLWDVVAQARREGSLDSNIRLHTGSDLAGLIATLPALRAVAFNGGTAARIGQRALAQGGVTMPVVLLPSSSPAYTIPLATKRDAWLVLRDWLDQT, encoded by the coding sequence ATGTCGAGCTCATCGTCCTCGCGGACCGCACCGACCTTGTCCGGCGCCGGCCTCAAACGCAATTTTCCCCCGGTGGTGGACGCGCGCACGCGTGTGCTGATTCTCGGCAGCCTGCCGGGCGAGGTTTCTCTTGCCCACCAGCAGTACTACGCGCATCCGCAGAATCGCTTCTGGTATCTGGTGGGGGAGGTGATCGGCGAACCGTTGCCGGCGCTCGCGTACGACGCGCGGCTCGACGCGTTGCGCGCCCATGGGGTGGGGCTGTGGGATGTCGTGGCGCAAGCGCGCCGCGAAGGCAGTCTCGACAGCAACATACGATTGCACACCGGCAGCGATCTCGCAGGGTTGATCGCCACGTTGCCTGCACTACGTGCTGTGGCGTTCAACGGCGGCACGGCGGCTCGCATCGGTCAGCGCGCGCTGGCGCAGGGCGGTGTGACGATGCCGGTCGTATTGCTGCCGTCGAGCAGTCCCGCGTACACGATTCCATTGGCCACAAAGCGCGATGCGTGGCTCGTGCTGCGTGACTGGCTGGACCAGACGTAG
- a CDS encoding spermidine synthase, with product MTLIKRKSIEAEAFVADDRAARSPRPAYKPRFAPVTFSEIGGVRYLHFGTEWVQGAMRLSKPDRIELEYAQQMMAWLLFLRAPKHVVQLGLGMGSITKFTAKQFPRTQVTAVELNPAVVVAARTMFDLPSDSRRLKVLEADAWDFVTDTANHGTVDVLQVDLYDATARGPVHDTPAFYKACRAVLREPGMLTMNLFGDHDSYPKNIRRLRQAFDNRVIEFPEVHDGNVIVLAFNGPLLSVEWKDVEARAKVVEAATGLPAKRWVKQLRETNGDGGPVLTV from the coding sequence ATGACCCTCATCAAACGCAAATCCATCGAAGCCGAAGCGTTCGTTGCCGACGACCGTGCCGCCCGTTCACCGCGCCCCGCGTACAAGCCGCGTTTTGCGCCGGTGACGTTCTCCGAAATCGGTGGCGTGCGTTACCTGCATTTCGGCACGGAGTGGGTGCAGGGGGCGATGCGTCTGTCCAAGCCTGACCGTATCGAGCTCGAATACGCGCAGCAGATGATGGCGTGGCTGTTGTTCCTGCGCGCGCCGAAGCACGTGGTGCAACTCGGGCTCGGCATGGGCTCGATCACCAAGTTCACGGCCAAGCAATTCCCGCGCACGCAAGTGACGGCTGTTGAGCTCAACCCGGCCGTGGTCGTCGCCGCTCGCACGATGTTCGATCTGCCGAGCGATTCGCGTCGCCTGAAGGTGCTCGAAGCCGACGCCTGGGATTTCGTGACCGACACCGCAAATCACGGTACTGTCGACGTGCTACAAGTCGACCTCTATGACGCTACCGCGCGTGGGCCCGTGCATGACACGCCGGCCTTCTACAAGGCGTGCCGCGCCGTGCTGCGCGAGCCGGGCATGCTGACGATGAATCTGTTCGGCGATCACGACAGCTATCCGAAGAACATCCGTCGCCTGCGTCAGGCGTTCGACAATCGGGTGATCGAGTTCCCGGAAGTGCATGACGGCAACGTCATCGTATTGGCCTTCAATGGCCCGCTTCTGTCAGTCGAGTGGAAGGACGTGGAAGCCCGCGCCAAGGTGGTGGAAGCGGCCACCGGTCTGCCCGCGAAGCGATGGGTCAAACAGCTTCGCGAAACCAACGGTGACGGCGGTCCAGTGCTTACGGTCTGA
- a CDS encoding DUF2322 family protein: protein MIDPTPVFKDNLALMAAIGSNGSIEGIARIDLRNGSGAIVGTIENAPGKQGSLAVYHYLKQAFGTLDAKAAEHALAVFGEHTADARNRPGAHPNVDRLLAIVAGGEPLTIDEVAA, encoded by the coding sequence GTGATCGACCCGACCCCGGTATTCAAGGACAATCTCGCATTGATGGCCGCTATCGGCAGCAACGGCAGCATCGAAGGCATCGCCCGCATCGACCTGCGCAACGGCAGCGGCGCCATCGTCGGCACCATCGAGAATGCGCCGGGCAAGCAAGGTTCGCTCGCCGTGTATCACTATCTCAAGCAGGCCTTCGGCACGCTCGACGCCAAGGCTGCAGAGCACGCACTGGCCGTGTTCGGCGAGCACACGGCGGACGCCCGCAACCGTCCGGGCGCCCACCCGAACGTCGATCGCCTTCTGGCGATCGTCGCCGGGGGCGAGCCGCTGACCATCGACGAAGTCGCGGCGTGA
- a CDS encoding benzoate/H(+) symporter BenE family transporter, whose protein sequence is MTSSTTPAPPPPLPPLRPLADTSASAIVAGFVAMMTGYTSSLILMFQAGQAAHLSPAQISSWIWALSIGMGVTTIGLSLRYRTPVVVAWSTPGAALLITSLPGVPYGEAIGAFIVCNALIAICGLTGGFETIMRRVPPALASALLAGILFRIGLEIFVAAQHQTALVLSMFLTYLVVKRVASRYAILLALIVGTAVAGALGLLDFSHFNVSLAKPVWTTPSFSLAATISIAIPLFVVAMASQNVPGLAVLRADGYNVPASPLISTTGIASVLLAPFGSHGIHLAAITAAICTGREAHEDPAKRYTAAAWSGIFYLVAGTFGATIAALFAAFPKALVVSIAALALFGSIMNGLANAMHDVKQREAALITFMVTASGLTLLSIGSAFWGLIAGVLTLAILQWRRG, encoded by the coding sequence ATGACGTCCAGCACCACGCCCGCGCCGCCCCCGCCCCTGCCGCCATTGCGTCCGTTGGCGGACACGTCTGCATCGGCCATCGTCGCCGGCTTCGTGGCCATGATGACCGGCTATACCAGCTCGCTCATCCTCATGTTCCAGGCCGGACAGGCCGCCCATCTGAGCCCGGCGCAAATCTCGTCCTGGATCTGGGCGCTGTCGATTGGTATGGGCGTGACGACCATCGGCTTGTCGCTACGCTATCGCACGCCCGTAGTGGTCGCCTGGTCCACCCCGGGCGCCGCCCTCTTGATCACGTCGCTGCCGGGGGTTCCCTACGGCGAGGCCATCGGCGCGTTCATCGTCTGCAACGCGCTCATCGCTATTTGCGGACTCACGGGCGGTTTCGAAACGATCATGCGACGCGTGCCCCCTGCCCTGGCCTCCGCATTGCTCGCCGGGATTCTTTTCCGGATCGGGCTGGAGATATTCGTCGCCGCGCAGCACCAGACCGCACTCGTCCTCTCGATGTTCTTGACTTACCTCGTCGTCAAGCGTGTCGCCTCGCGCTACGCCATTTTGCTGGCGCTGATCGTGGGAACGGCCGTTGCCGGCGCGCTGGGGCTGCTCGATTTCAGCCACTTCAACGTCTCGCTGGCAAAGCCTGTGTGGACGACTCCGTCGTTCTCGCTGGCCGCAACGATCAGCATTGCGATCCCGCTGTTCGTGGTGGCGATGGCCTCGCAGAACGTACCGGGTCTGGCCGTGTTGCGCGCTGACGGCTACAACGTGCCGGCCTCGCCGCTGATTTCGACGACGGGTATCGCGTCGGTGCTGCTCGCGCCTTTTGGCTCGCACGGCATCCATCTGGCAGCCATCACCGCGGCGATCTGCACCGGGCGCGAAGCACACGAAGACCCCGCCAAGCGCTATACGGCAGCCGCGTGGTCCGGCATCTTCTATCTGGTTGCCGGCACCTTCGGCGCGACCATTGCCGCGCTGTTTGCGGCGTTCCCGAAAGCGCTCGTGGTCTCGATTGCTGCGCTCGCGCTGTTCGGGTCGATCATGAACGGGCTCGCCAATGCAATGCATGACGTCAAACAGCGCGAAGCAGCGCTGATTACGTTCATGGTGACGGCATCAGGCCTGACGCTACTGTCCATCGGCTCGGCTTTCTGGGGGCTCATTGCGGGCGTGCTGACGCTGGCGATCCTGCAATGGCGACGCGGTTAA
- a CDS encoding vWA domain-containing protein, whose product MLIDFFYTLRAAKLPVSVKEYLTLLEALQRQVIAPSLDEFYYLARLSLVKDEKHYDKFDQAFGAYFKGVQQIVDASGEVPLEWLKKRMQRELSPEDKARIQALGGLDKLMERLKQLFDEQKGRHEGGNKWIGTGGTSPFGNGGYNPEGIRIGGESNGNRTAVKVWDQRTYRDYDDSVELGTRNIKVALRRLRKFAREGAAEELDLDDTIRSTAANAGWLDLKLVPERHNNVKVLMLLDVGGSMDDHIARTEELFSAAKSEFKHLEFYYFHNCVYDYLWRQNRRRHNERFETWDVLRKYLADYKLIFVGDATMSPYEVLQPGGSVEYNNKEAGAVWLRRFIDRFPHHAWLNPEPEAIWQYRQSISVIRQLFANRMYPITLSGLESAMRVLSK is encoded by the coding sequence ATGCTGATCGACTTCTTCTACACCTTGCGCGCGGCGAAGCTGCCGGTTTCCGTCAAGGAATACCTGACGCTGCTCGAAGCGCTGCAACGTCAGGTCATCGCGCCCTCGCTCGACGAGTTTTACTATCTGGCGCGTCTTTCGCTCGTCAAGGACGAGAAGCATTACGACAAGTTCGATCAGGCCTTCGGCGCGTACTTCAAAGGCGTGCAGCAGATCGTGGATGCCTCCGGCGAGGTGCCGCTGGAGTGGCTCAAGAAGCGTATGCAACGCGAGTTGTCCCCGGAAGACAAGGCGCGTATTCAGGCACTGGGCGGGTTGGACAAGCTCATGGAGCGCCTGAAGCAGTTGTTCGACGAGCAGAAGGGGCGGCACGAAGGCGGCAACAAGTGGATCGGCACGGGCGGAACATCGCCGTTCGGCAATGGCGGCTACAACCCCGAGGGCATTCGTATCGGGGGGGAAAGCAACGGCAATCGCACGGCGGTCAAAGTCTGGGACCAGCGTACGTATCGCGACTACGACGATTCCGTAGAACTCGGCACCCGCAACATCAAGGTTGCGTTGCGACGCCTACGCAAATTTGCGCGCGAAGGTGCTGCCGAAGAACTCGATCTCGACGACACCATTCGTTCGACGGCCGCCAACGCCGGCTGGCTCGACCTGAAACTCGTGCCGGAGCGCCATAACAACGTCAAGGTGCTGATGCTGCTCGATGTCGGCGGTTCGATGGACGACCATATCGCGCGCACCGAAGAGCTTTTCTCCGCCGCAAAGTCGGAGTTCAAGCATCTTGAGTTTTACTATTTCCACAACTGCGTCTACGACTATCTCTGGCGGCAAAACCGTCGTCGCCACAACGAGCGTTTCGAGACGTGGGACGTGCTCCGTAAATACCTGGCCGACTACAAGCTGATTTTTGTGGGCGACGCCACGATGAGTCCGTACGAAGTGCTGCAACCGGGCGGCTCAGTCGAATACAACAACAAGGAAGCGGGCGCCGTGTGGCTGCGGCGCTTCATCGATCGCTTCCCGCATCATGCGTGGCTCAACCCGGAGCCCGAAGCGATTTGGCAATATCGCCAGTCGATCTCGGTGATCCGTCAGCTATTTGCGAATCGCATGTACCCGATTACGCTCTCGGGGCTGGAATCGGCCATGCGCGTACTCAGCAAGTAA
- a CDS encoding AAA family ATPase, giving the protein MRFEGSSQYVATDDLKLAVNAAATLQRPLLIKGEPGTGKTMLAEEVAAALGMPLLQWHVKSTTKAQQGLYEYDAVSRLRDSQLGDERVRDIANYIVKGVLWQAFEADQPVVLLIDEIDKADIEFPNDLLRELDRMEFYVYETRELVKARHRPLVIITSNNEKELPDAFLRRCFFHYIKFPEPSTMQSIIDVHFPNIRRELVNAAMATFFEVREIPGLKKKPSTSELIDWLKLLMAEEIGPEALRSADNKLAIPPLAGALLKNEQDMHLFERLVFMNRANR; this is encoded by the coding sequence ATGCGCTTCGAAGGTTCTTCCCAATACGTCGCCACCGACGACCTCAAGCTCGCCGTGAATGCGGCGGCCACGCTGCAACGACCATTGCTCATCAAAGGCGAGCCCGGCACCGGCAAGACCATGCTCGCGGAGGAAGTCGCGGCCGCCCTCGGCATGCCGCTGCTGCAATGGCACGTCAAGTCCACCACCAAGGCGCAGCAAGGTCTGTACGAATACGACGCCGTGTCGCGTCTGCGCGACTCGCAACTGGGCGACGAACGCGTCCGCGACATCGCCAACTACATTGTCAAGGGCGTACTCTGGCAAGCCTTCGAAGCCGATCAGCCCGTGGTATTGCTGATCGACGAGATCGACAAGGCCGACATCGAGTTTCCGAACGACCTGCTGCGCGAGCTCGATCGCATGGAGTTCTACGTCTATGAAACGCGCGAGCTGGTCAAGGCACGTCATCGCCCGCTTGTCATCATCACGTCGAACAACGAAAAGGAATTGCCGGACGCCTTCCTTCGCCGCTGTTTCTTCCACTACATCAAGTTTCCCGAACCGTCGACGATGCAGTCGATCATCGACGTCCATTTCCCCAATATTCGACGCGAACTGGTGAACGCCGCCATGGCGACGTTCTTCGAGGTGCGCGAGATCCCCGGCCTGAAGAAGAAGCCTTCGACCTCGGAGCTCATCGACTGGCTCAAGTTGCTGATGGCCGAGGAGATCGGGCCGGAAGCGCTGCGTAGCGCCGATAACAAGCTGGCGATTCCGCCGCTTGCGGGGGCTCTGCTCAAGAATGAACAGGACATGCACCTGTTCGAGCGCCTCGTCTTCATGAACCGCGCCAACCGGTAA
- a CDS encoding c-type cytochrome, protein MKKFLTMMALTLGSTSLMSLSALHAAELKPDMEAAKGKVAMCIGCHGIPDYRTAFPEVYHVPKIGGQNAKYIENALKEYAKGDRKFQTMHGIAATLTDQDIVDIAAYYAAQTASTPVNPQK, encoded by the coding sequence ATGAAAAAGTTCCTCACGATGATGGCGCTGACGCTTGGCAGCACGTCACTCATGTCGCTCAGCGCGCTTCATGCGGCCGAACTCAAGCCTGACATGGAAGCGGCAAAAGGCAAGGTGGCCATGTGCATCGGCTGCCACGGCATTCCCGACTATCGCACAGCGTTCCCCGAGGTGTATCACGTACCCAAAATCGGTGGGCAGAACGCGAAGTACATCGAAAACGCCCTGAAGGAATACGCCAAGGGCGACCGCAAGTTCCAGACGATGCATGGCATCGCAGCCACGTTGACTGATCAGGACATCGTCGACATTGCCGCCTATTACGCGGCACAGACGGCGTCGACGCCGGTCAATCCCCAGAAGTAA
- a CDS encoding c-type cytochrome, which produces MAKAAAAVSLTLGAALAGMSGAAVAAGNVANGKALVDKGMCVSCHGANLNAPITPEYPKLAGQYADYIYNALRAYQNETSLVYGRSNAIMKTQVMSNPATIGKDGKPRPFTSQELKDISAYIESLPGDLVTKK; this is translated from the coding sequence ATGGCAAAGGCCGCGGCTGCGGTGTCCCTGACGCTGGGTGCGGCGCTCGCCGGCATGAGTGGCGCTGCGGTGGCCGCAGGTAACGTAGCGAACGGTAAGGCGCTGGTCGACAAGGGCATGTGCGTCAGTTGCCATGGCGCAAATCTGAACGCGCCGATCACGCCGGAGTATCCGAAGCTGGCCGGTCAGTACGCGGATTACATCTATAACGCCCTGCGGGCGTACCAGAACGAAACGAGCCTCGTCTATGGCCGCAGCAACGCGATCATGAAGACGCAGGTCATGTCCAATCCGGCGACGATCGGCAAGGACGGCAAGCCGCGTCCCTTCACCTCCCAGGAGCTCAAGGACATCTCGGCTTACATCGAATCGCTGCCCGGCGATCTGGTCACGAAGAAGTAA
- a CDS encoding DUF1841 family protein: MFNPSRDEVRQFFCTTWQKQRDGNILTPLETIAADWINEHPEYHDALTDTDEASARDYSPEAGQTNPFLHLSMHLAISEQVSIDQPPGIRAAYEKLTNRLDSPHEAQHRIMECLGQTLWEAQRSGQPPDSDAYLQRIEQQASR; this comes from the coding sequence ATGTTCAATCCGAGCCGCGACGAAGTCCGGCAATTCTTCTGCACCACCTGGCAAAAGCAACGCGACGGCAATATCCTGACGCCGCTCGAGACGATCGCTGCCGACTGGATCAACGAACACCCGGAGTATCACGACGCCCTCACCGACACCGACGAGGCCAGCGCCCGCGATTACTCGCCCGAAGCGGGACAGACCAACCCGTTCCTGCACCTGTCCATGCATCTCGCGATCAGCGAGCAGGTGTCGATCGATCAGCCGCCGGGCATTCGCGCCGCCTACGAAAAGCTGACGAACCGTCTTGATTCCCCTCACGAAGCGCAGCACCGCATCATGGAATGCCTCGGACAGACGCTCTGGGAAGCGCAGCGCAGCGGCCAGCCGCCCGACTCGGATGCCTACCTGCAACGTATCGAGCAGCAGGCATCGCGCTAA